From Phenylobacterium immobile (ATCC 35973), a single genomic window includes:
- a CDS encoding glycosyltransferase family 4 protein, with product MRIAQITPLYEAVPPKLYGGTERVVAHLTDALVDLGHDVTLFASADAQTKARLVPVRDQAIRLDPEPLKSDLAAHMAMIAEVRSRADAFDVIHFHTDMIHFPFFEEDAGKTLTTLHGRLDLKDLAGVYHRWSQFPLVSISDDQRKPLAFANWAATVHHGMAEDIYLPSVKDQGYLAFLGRMSPEKGPDRAIEIAKRVGMPLKMAAKIDNADKAYFETAIRPLLDHPLIEFVGEIGDSGKSAFLGGAAALLFPIEWPEPFGLVMIEAMACGTPVIAYNYGSVPEVIENGLTGFIVNSEAEAAAAVDRLGELSRAAIRNRFEARYSATAMARRYLDIYARLGSTEAAELGRAAAE from the coding sequence ATGAGAATCGCTCAGATCACGCCTCTCTATGAAGCCGTGCCCCCGAAGCTGTATGGCGGCACTGAACGTGTCGTCGCCCACCTTACGGACGCCCTTGTCGACCTTGGCCACGATGTGACCCTGTTCGCCAGCGCCGATGCACAGACAAAGGCGCGGCTGGTGCCGGTGCGCGACCAGGCGATCCGGTTGGACCCCGAGCCTCTGAAGTCGGACCTCGCGGCTCACATGGCGATGATCGCCGAGGTGCGCAGCCGGGCCGACGCCTTCGATGTCATCCACTTCCATACCGACATGATCCACTTCCCGTTCTTCGAAGAGGACGCGGGCAAGACGTTGACCACCCTGCATGGGCGCCTCGACCTGAAGGATCTGGCCGGCGTCTATCATCGCTGGTCGCAGTTTCCGCTGGTGTCGATCAGCGATGACCAGAGGAAGCCCCTGGCCTTCGCCAACTGGGCCGCCACGGTGCACCACGGCATGGCCGAGGACATCTACCTGCCGAGCGTGAAGGACCAGGGTTACCTGGCCTTTCTCGGCCGGATGTCGCCCGAGAAGGGTCCTGACCGGGCGATTGAGATCGCCAAACGTGTTGGCATGCCGCTGAAGATGGCCGCCAAGATCGACAACGCCGACAAGGCCTATTTCGAGACGGCGATCCGCCCGCTGCTTGACCACCCGCTGATCGAGTTCGTCGGCGAGATCGGCGACTCCGGCAAGTCGGCCTTCCTCGGCGGCGCGGCCGCCTTGCTGTTCCCCATCGAATGGCCGGAGCCCTTTGGCCTTGTCATGATCGAGGCCATGGCCTGCGGCACGCCAGTGATCGCCTACAACTATGGTTCGGTGCCTGAAGTGATCGAGAACGGGCTGACCGGCTTCATCGTAAACAGCGAAGCTGAAGCCGCCGCGGCCGTCGATCGACTGGGCGAACTCAGCCGCGCGGCGATCCGCAACCGCTTTGAGGCGCGCTACTCGGCCACGGCCATGGCGCGCCGTTATCTGGACATCTATGCGCGCTTAGGTTCGACCGAGGCGGCGGAGTTGGGTCGCGCCGCCGCCGAGTGA
- the edd gene encoding phosphogluconate dehydratase, whose protein sequence is MHPVTAEVTQRIIDRSRDARADYLERMEAARTAQPGRSKLSCANWAHAFAASPDGDKQTLRNPTAPNVGIVSAYNDMLSAHQPLERYPDIIKAAAREVGGTAQYAGGTPAMCDGVTQGQPGMELSLFSRDVIAMSTAVALTHDAFDAALMLGICDKIVPGLTIGALAFGHLPVIFVPAGPMTSGISNSEKARVRGLFAQGLATREELLDSEMKSYHGPGTCTFYGTANSNQMMMEMMGLHLPGSAFVTPNTPLRDALVAAAPKRAIEIRDGSNAYAPMSAVVGEKSIVNAIAGLLATGGSTNHTLHLVAMARAAGVLITWEDFDDLSKVTPLIARVYPNGSEDVNAFHAAGGMAFVVRELLDAGLAHDDVVTVAGAGLRRFQTEPFLDEAGKLVWREGPRTSLNFDILRPVNDPFQHEGGIRLLTGPLGRAVMKTSAVKTANLAVEAPAIVFESQEELQEAFRKGELDRDFVAVVRHQGPRANGMPELHNLTPPLGVLMDRGFKVALVTDGRMSGASGKVPAAIHVTPEAAAGGALAKIRTGDIVRLDAETGELLVRVDPAELAAREAASPVRSASGFGRELFGWMRRAASPADAGACTLFEDAA, encoded by the coding sequence ATGCATCCGGTCACGGCTGAGGTCACCCAACGGATCATCGATCGAAGCCGCGACGCCCGCGCGGACTATCTCGAGCGGATGGAGGCCGCGCGCACGGCCCAGCCGGGACGGTCGAAACTGTCCTGCGCGAACTGGGCTCACGCCTTCGCCGCCTCGCCCGACGGCGATAAACAGACCCTGCGCAACCCAACCGCACCGAACGTCGGCATCGTCTCGGCCTATAACGACATGCTCTCGGCCCATCAGCCGCTGGAGCGCTATCCCGACATCATCAAGGCGGCTGCGCGGGAGGTCGGCGGGACGGCGCAATATGCGGGCGGCACCCCGGCCATGTGCGATGGGGTGACGCAAGGTCAGCCGGGGATGGAGCTGTCGTTGTTCTCCCGCGACGTGATCGCCATGTCGACGGCGGTCGCGCTCACCCACGACGCCTTCGACGCGGCCCTGATGCTGGGGATCTGCGACAAGATCGTGCCCGGCCTGACCATCGGCGCGCTCGCCTTCGGCCACCTCCCGGTGATCTTCGTGCCCGCAGGCCCGATGACCAGCGGCATCTCCAATTCCGAGAAGGCGCGGGTGCGGGGTCTGTTCGCACAAGGGTTGGCGACTCGCGAGGAACTGCTGGACTCCGAGATGAAGTCCTACCACGGACCCGGCACCTGCACCTTCTACGGCACCGCCAACTCCAACCAGATGATGATGGAGATGATGGGCCTGCACCTGCCGGGTTCGGCGTTCGTGACGCCCAACACGCCGCTTCGCGACGCCCTTGTGGCCGCCGCGCCAAAGCGCGCCATCGAGATCCGCGACGGAAGCAACGCCTATGCTCCGATGTCGGCTGTGGTCGGCGAGAAATCGATCGTCAACGCCATCGCTGGCCTGCTGGCCACCGGCGGTTCGACCAACCACACGCTGCATCTGGTCGCCATGGCGCGGGCGGCGGGCGTGCTGATCACCTGGGAAGACTTCGACGATCTGTCGAAGGTCACGCCGCTGATCGCGCGGGTCTACCCGAACGGCTCTGAGGATGTGAACGCCTTCCACGCCGCCGGCGGCATGGCTTTCGTCGTGCGCGAGCTGCTCGACGCCGGCCTCGCACACGACGACGTGGTCACCGTCGCCGGCGCAGGCCTGCGCCGGTTCCAGACCGAGCCCTTCCTGGACGAGGCCGGCAAGCTGGTCTGGCGCGAAGGCCCCAGGACCAGCCTGAACTTCGACATCCTGCGGCCGGTGAACGACCCCTTCCAGCATGAGGGCGGCATCCGCCTGCTGACCGGTCCCCTCGGTCGCGCGGTGATGAAGACCTCGGCGGTGAAGACCGCCAACCTGGCCGTCGAGGCGCCGGCCATCGTCTTCGAAAGCCAGGAAGAGCTGCAGGAAGCCTTCCGGAAGGGCGAACTCGACCGCGATTTCGTCGCGGTTGTCCGCCACCAAGGGCCGCGCGCAAACGGGATGCCCGAACTGCACAACCTAACCCCGCCGCTAGGTGTGCTGATGGACCGCGGCTTCAAGGTGGCTCTGGTCACCGACGGCCGGATGTCGGGGGCGTCGGGCAAGGTGCCGGCCGCCATTCACGTGACGCCTGAAGCGGCGGCCGGCGGCGCCCTGGCCAAGATCCGAACTGGCGATATCGTCCGTCTCGACGCCGAGACCGGCGAACTGCTGGTCCGCGTCGACCCGGCCGAGTTGGCGGCTCGCGAGGCTGCGTCGCCCGTCCGATCGGCCTCAGGCTTCGGCCGCGAACTGTTCGGCTGGATGCGGCGCGCGGCAAGCCCGGCGGACGCCGGCGCCTGCACCCTGTTCGAAGACGCGGCGTGA
- a CDS encoding 6-phosphogluconolactonase: MTETPMIETYASHAALADAVANAVADAIRVGNAQNMHSTLVATGGRMPGPVYDRLSKLDLEWGRVVVTLSDDRLVPDTHPESNVKLLKDRLLIDEAAVSRFLPLTEDAEDALWAQSPFDAVMLGMGEDGHIAALIPGSPLVPDAMNPDDERWVVSMPAGYGSPPLARISMTFAALLQSRAIFLLIAGEKKREVLEGEGLPVHALLAQDRVPVRVFWSPDI, from the coding sequence ATGACTGAGACTCCCATGATCGAAACCTACGCCTCCCATGCCGCCTTGGCCGACGCCGTCGCCAACGCCGTCGCCGACGCCATCAGGGTTGGCAACGCGCAGAACATGCACTCCACCCTCGTCGCGACGGGCGGACGGATGCCGGGGCCTGTCTACGACCGACTGTCGAAGTTGGACCTGGAGTGGGGCCGTGTCGTCGTCACCCTCTCCGATGACCGGCTGGTGCCGGACACCCATCCGGAGTCCAACGTAAAGCTTCTAAAGGACCGACTGCTGATCGACGAGGCGGCCGTCTCACGCTTCCTTCCCCTGACCGAGGACGCCGAGGACGCGTTATGGGCCCAGTCGCCTTTCGACGCGGTCATGCTGGGCATGGGCGAAGACGGCCATATCGCCGCCCTGATCCCGGGCAGCCCGCTGGTGCCCGACGCGATGAACCCTGACGACGAGCGCTGGGTGGTTTCCATGCCGGCTGGTTACGGTTCGCCGCCCCTGGCGCGGATCAGCATGACCTTTGCGGCGTTGTTGCAGTCTCGCGCCATCTTCCTGTTGATCGCTGGCGAGAAGAAGCGCGAGGTTCTTGAAGGCGAGGGCCTGCCGGTCCACGCCCTATTAGCGCAGGACAGGGTTCCGGTGCGGGTGTTCTGGTCGCCAGACATCTGA
- the glk gene encoding glucokinase produces MKIAYLGLVGDVGGTNARLALVDEKGHVRHPKVFPSADYSSLSAVIEDYLNTTIGGRRLSRAVLAVAGPVADGEIEFTNLDWTVTECDLMGQFEFEAVRLINDFAAQALACPRLEPDELRPIGPVLKAAENQPLVVLGAGTGFGVAGLARSERGDIAISTEGGHMAFAPTNEVECKVLEALMRRFGRVSVERVLSGPGLYDLYRVLCDIAGAPATAADPPAVFAAGEAGDPIASQALDVFCGVLGAVAGDLALAFGARGGVYVSGGIAPRMFARLNGGAFRRRFEDKGRLSDFVSPIPTFLVQTPYPAITGAARELMQMGRLI; encoded by the coding sequence GTGAAGATCGCTTATCTCGGCCTCGTCGGCGATGTCGGCGGCACCAATGCGCGGCTGGCCCTGGTCGACGAGAAGGGTCACGTTCGACACCCCAAGGTCTTTCCGTCGGCCGACTACTCGAGCCTGTCGGCCGTGATTGAGGACTACTTGAACACCACCATCGGCGGCAGGCGGCTTTCGCGAGCGGTCCTGGCCGTCGCCGGCCCGGTGGCGGACGGCGAGATCGAGTTCACCAACCTCGACTGGACGGTGACCGAATGCGACCTCATGGGGCAGTTCGAGTTCGAGGCGGTCCGCCTGATCAATGACTTCGCCGCCCAGGCGCTGGCCTGTCCCCGGCTGGAGCCCGATGAACTGAGGCCCATCGGACCGGTCCTGAAGGCAGCCGAGAACCAGCCGCTCGTCGTCCTGGGCGCGGGAACCGGCTTCGGCGTCGCCGGTTTGGCGCGCAGCGAGCGCGGCGACATCGCCATATCCACCGAGGGCGGCCACATGGCGTTCGCTCCGACCAATGAGGTGGAATGCAAGGTGCTGGAGGCGCTGATGCGGCGTTTTGGACGCGTATCGGTGGAGCGCGTGCTTTCTGGCCCCGGCCTCTACGATCTCTACCGCGTGCTTTGCGACATCGCAGGCGCCCCCGCGACAGCCGCCGATCCGCCGGCGGTGTTTGCGGCCGGCGAGGCGGGCGATCCGATCGCGAGTCAGGCGCTTGACGTCTTCTGCGGCGTGCTGGGCGCCGTGGCCGGTGATCTGGCGCTCGCTTTCGGCGCGCGAGGCGGCGTCTATGTCTCCGGCGGCATCGCCCCGCGCATGTTCGCGCGATTGAACGGCGGCGCTTTCCGCCGGCGGTTCGAGGACAAGGGTCGTCTCTCCGATTTCGTGTCGCCCATCCCGACCTTCCTCGTCCAGACCCCTTACCCCGCCATCACCGGCGCGGCGCGCGAACTGATGCAGATGGGACGCCTGATCTGA